In a genomic window of Gossypium arboreum isolate Shixiya-1 chromosome 7, ASM2569848v2, whole genome shotgun sequence:
- the LOC108478892 gene encoding uncharacterized protein LOC108478892 isoform X2 has product MFGYPTIPRASSEFFSDSLTSPDVLTTSPLIFPTLCPVTAELFESVTEAFHSGSSSGSYNSPSSLTSCCTTTTQRRSLMQRSVSSHSLQIQKNGFHNCHLATSLNESIDSYFVPVRRVFSTGDLDQGNSMGQRNWRWESPLGSESNAIIEGLSRACRYSPQQKKERIERYRSKRNLRNFNKKIKENIGR; this is encoded by the exons ATGTTTGGATATCCAACGATCCCACGCGCCTCCTCCGAGTTTTTCAGCGACTCCCTGACGTCCCCCGACGTCCTGACGACTTCGCCGTTAATCTTCCCTACATTATGTCCGGTAACCGCCGAGTTGTTCGAGTCAGTGACCGAGGCGTTTCACAGTGGCAGCAGCAGCGGGAGTTACAACTCGCCGAGTTCGCTCACCAGTTGCTGCACCACTACCACTCAGAGACGGAGCCTGATGCAGAGAAGCGTCAGTAGCCATTCCCTCCAAATTCAAAAGAATGGGTTTCATAATTGTCATTTGGCCACCAGCCTTAATGAGTCTATTGATTCTTATTTCGTCCCGGTGAGGAGAGTTTTCAGTACAGGAGATTTAGACCAG GGAAATAGCATGGGGCAGCGAAATTGGAGGTGGGAGAGTCCACTGGGGAGTGAGAGTAATGCCATCATTGAAGGATTGAGCAGAGCCTGCCGCTATAGTCCTCAACAGAAGAAAGAAAGGATTGAAAGATATCGAAGTAAAAGAAATCTCAGGAACTTCAACAAAAAGATTAAG GAAAACATTGGCAGATAG
- the LOC108478892 gene encoding two-component response regulator-like APRR9 isoform X1, whose protein sequence is MFGYPTIPRASSEFFSDSLTSPDVLTTSPLIFPTLCPVTAELFESVTEAFHSGSSSGSYNSPSSLTSCCTTTTQRRSLMQRSVSSHSLQIQKNGFHNCHLATSLNESIDSYFVPVRRVFSTGDLDQGNSMGQRNWRWESPLGSESNAIIEGLSRACRYSPQQKKERIERYRSKRNLRNFNKKIKYACRKTLADSRPRVRGRFVRNEEIEKINDHQVEWIHVNGEEEDDEENWIAFIDSLSPNLINP, encoded by the exons ATGTTTGGATATCCAACGATCCCACGCGCCTCCTCCGAGTTTTTCAGCGACTCCCTGACGTCCCCCGACGTCCTGACGACTTCGCCGTTAATCTTCCCTACATTATGTCCGGTAACCGCCGAGTTGTTCGAGTCAGTGACCGAGGCGTTTCACAGTGGCAGCAGCAGCGGGAGTTACAACTCGCCGAGTTCGCTCACCAGTTGCTGCACCACTACCACTCAGAGACGGAGCCTGATGCAGAGAAGCGTCAGTAGCCATTCCCTCCAAATTCAAAAGAATGGGTTTCATAATTGTCATTTGGCCACCAGCCTTAATGAGTCTATTGATTCTTATTTCGTCCCGGTGAGGAGAGTTTTCAGTACAGGAGATTTAGACCAG GGAAATAGCATGGGGCAGCGAAATTGGAGGTGGGAGAGTCCACTGGGGAGTGAGAGTAATGCCATCATTGAAGGATTGAGCAGAGCCTGCCGCTATAGTCCTCAACAGAAGAAAGAAAGGATTGAAAGATATCGAAGTAAAAGAAATCTCAGGAACTTCAACAAAAAGATTAAG TATGCATGTAGGAAAACATTGGCAGATAGTAGGCCACGTGTTCGAGGTCGATTCGTAAGAAATGAAGAAATCGAGAAGATCAATGATCATCAAGTTGAATGGATTCATGTAAACGGTGAGGAAGAAGACGATGAAGAGAATTGGATTGCTTTTATTGATTCTCTCTCACCAAATCTCATTAATCCTTAA